A genomic region of Phragmites australis chromosome 2, lpPhrAust1.1, whole genome shotgun sequence contains the following coding sequences:
- the LOC133908729 gene encoding dynamin-related protein 5A-like isoform X2, whose product MAANALSSPVVGRTPNPKSMPSPSPSTRRAAADVATAAAAVVAADSKVRFEAYNRLQAAAVAFGEKLPIPEIVTIGGQSDGKSSLLEALLGFRFNVREVEMGTRRPLVLQMVHDPTTLEPRCRFQEDSEEYGSPMVLATAIADLIKQRTDSHLRKIQAAVSSKPIVMRAEYAHCPNLTIIDTPGFVLKAKRGEPESTPEEIRSMVKSLASPPHRLVLFLQQSSVEWCSSVWLDTLKEIDPTFRRTMIVISKFDNRLKEFTDRWEVDTYLSASGYLGDNIHPFFVALPKDRGTISNEEFRRQICQVDIDVLRHLRDNVKGGFNEEKYGPYIGFSCLRKYLESELQKRYKEAAPATLALLEQRCSEVSMDLSRLDSKLQATSDVSQLRRSAMLHAASICTHLRALLDGAADPAPEIWGKTTGEEQMHSGIGSWPGINMPVKPANSTLKLYGGAAFERVMHEFRCATYSMEYPQVSREKVANILLAHAGRGGSSGLTEAASEIARAAARSWLAPLIDTACDRLAFVLQSLFDLAMERNRNHDSKYHQNVEDMDGYVGFLAALRCSYYKFVKELSKQCKQIVRHHLDSVTSPYSHICYESDFLSGIGSVANSTNRFTHFPGVTSFDLSDSGSALEEAQENMPPKDQQHMTPPTKGNESKEVLRENQLTVPETPSPDLPADIHGGKKKDNGIPNDGGPRKRHARMAAYTNRNHQNNGIIGADDMGSKTGSSYSTICAISAQYFAKMREVLIERNIPSALNSGFLTPCREKLFLALGFELFAVNDDKFMDMFVAPGAVDAIQNERQSLLKRQKVLLSCLNEFKNISRSL is encoded by the exons ATGGCAGCCAACGCCCTCTCGTCGCCGGTGGTGGGGCGGACCCCTAACCCCAAGTCGATGCCTTCCCCATCCCCGTCCACCCGCCGGGCGGCCGCGGACGTGGCCACGGCAGCTgccgcggtggtggcggcggactCGAAGGTGCGGTTCGAGGCGTACAATCGGctgcaggcggcggcggtggcgttcGGCGAGAAGCTCCCCATCCCGGAGATCGTGACCATCGGTGGCCAGTCGGACGGGAAGAGCTCCCTCCTGGAGGCGCTCCTCGGCTTCCGCTTCAACGTCCGCGAGGTGGAGATGGGCACCCGCCGCCCCCTCGTTCTCCAGATGGTCCACGACCCCACCACCCTCGAGCCCAGATGCCGCTTCCAG GAGGACTCGGAGGAGTATGGAAGCCCGATGGTGCTGGCCACGGCCATCGCCGACCTCATCAAGCAGCGCACCGACTCGCACCTCCGGAAGATCCAGGCCGCCGTGTCATCCAAGCCCATCGTCATGAGGGCCGAGTACGCCCACTGCCCCAACCTCACCATCATCGACACCCCGGGTTTTGTGCTCAAG GCTAAGAGAGGTGAGCCAGAGAGCACGCCGGAGGAGATCCGGTCGATGGTGAAGTCACTAGCGAGCCCACCCCACCGCCTTGTTCTGTTCCTCCAGCAGAGCAGCGTCGAGTGGTGCTCGTCGGTTTGGCTTGACACGCTTAAAGAGATTGATCCCACTTTCAGGCGCACCATGATAGTCATCTCCAAGTTCGACAACCGCCTCAAG GAATTCACAGACCGGTGGGAGGTTGATACCTACTTGAGTGCAAGTGGTTACCTTGGGGATAACATCCAcccattttttgtggctcttccaAAGGACCGTGGAACAATTTCCAATGAGGAATTCCGAAGGCAGATCTGTCAGGTTGATATTGATGTGCTGCGTCATTTGCGAGATAATGTGAAAGGGGGTTTCAACGAAGAGAAATATGGACCATACATTGGGTTCAGCTGCCTCAGGAAGTACCTGGAATCTGAACTTCAGAAGAGGTACAAAGAAGCAGCTCCAGCCACCCTGGCATTGTTAGAGCAGCGCTGCAGTGAAGTCTCAATGGACCTGTCGAGACTAGACTCCAAACTACAAGCAACTTCTGATGTCTCTCAGCTCCGGAGATCAGCAATGCTTCATGCTGCTTCTATCTGCACCCATTTG CGTGCATTACTCGATGGTGCAGCTGATCCAGCTCCAGAGATATGGGGGAAGACTACGGGTGAGGAGCAAATGCATAGTGGTATTGGCAGTTGGCCTGGCATTAACATGCCTGTAAAACCTGCCAACTCCACCCTTAAGCTGTATGGCGGTGCAGCTTTTGAGAGAGTAATGCATGAATTCCGTTGTGCAACATACTCAATGGAGTACCCACAAGTCTCAAGGGAGAAG GTTGCAAACATACTACTTGCCCATGCTGGAAGAGGTGGAAGCAGTGGGTTGACTGAGGCTGCATCTGAGATAGCTCGTGCAGCTGCACGATCATGGCTTGCTCCTCTTATTGATACTGCATGTGACCGGCTTGCATTTGTTCTACAAAGTTTGTTTGACCTTGCTATGGAGCGCAACCGCAATCATGACTCAAAAT ATCATCAAAATGTTGAAGATATGGATGGTTATGTTGGTTTTCTTGCTGCTCTCCGGTGCTCATATTATAAGTTTGTCAAAGAACTGTCCAAGCAATGCAAGCAGATAGTACGACATCACCTTGATTCAGTTACCAGCCCCTACTCCCACATTTGCTATGAGAGCGACTTTCTTAGTGGTATTGGATCGGTAGCAAACTCCACGAATAGGTTTACCCACTTCCCTGGAGTTACATCCTTTGATCTATCAGACAGTGGATCAGCACTAGAGGAAGCTCAGGAAAACATGCCTCCAAAAGATCAGCAGCATATGACACCACCTACTAAGGGAAATGAGTCAAAGGAGGTTCTCAGAGAAAATCAGCTAACAGTACCTGAGACACCTTCTCCTGATCTGCCAGCTGATATACATGGTGGTAAGAAGAAAGATAATGGGATCCCAAATGATGGTGGACCAAGGAAAAGACATGCAAGGATGGCAGCATATACAAAcagaaatcatcaaaacaatgGCATCATTGGTGCTGATGACATGGGCTCGAAAACAGGGTCATCATACTCCACCATATGCGCAATATCTGCTCAATATTTTGCCAAAATGCGAGAAGTCCTGATTGAAAGAAATATTCCCTCTGCATTGAACTCTGGATTCTTAACACCATG CCGTGAAAAGTTGTTTCTGGCACTCGGCTTTGAGCTATTTGCTGTGAACGATGACAAGTTCATGGACATGTTTGTCGCGCCTGGTGCAGTTGATGCTATCCAGAATGAGCGCCAGTCTCTTCTGAAACGTCAGAAGGTTTTGTTGTCATGTTTAAACGAGTTCAAGAACATTTCCCGGTCCCTTTAA
- the LOC133908729 gene encoding dynamin-related protein 5A-like isoform X1 yields the protein MAANALSSPVVGRTPNPKSMPSPSPSTRRAAADVATAAAAVVAADSKVRFEAYNRLQAAAVAFGEKLPIPEIVTIGGQSDGKSSLLEALLGFRFNVREVEMGTRRPLVLQMVHDPTTLEPRCRFQEEDSEEYGSPMVLATAIADLIKQRTDSHLRKIQAAVSSKPIVMRAEYAHCPNLTIIDTPGFVLKAKRGEPESTPEEIRSMVKSLASPPHRLVLFLQQSSVEWCSSVWLDTLKEIDPTFRRTMIVISKFDNRLKEFTDRWEVDTYLSASGYLGDNIHPFFVALPKDRGTISNEEFRRQICQVDIDVLRHLRDNVKGGFNEEKYGPYIGFSCLRKYLESELQKRYKEAAPATLALLEQRCSEVSMDLSRLDSKLQATSDVSQLRRSAMLHAASICTHLRALLDGAADPAPEIWGKTTGEEQMHSGIGSWPGINMPVKPANSTLKLYGGAAFERVMHEFRCATYSMEYPQVSREKVANILLAHAGRGGSSGLTEAASEIARAAARSWLAPLIDTACDRLAFVLQSLFDLAMERNRNHDSKYHQNVEDMDGYVGFLAALRCSYYKFVKELSKQCKQIVRHHLDSVTSPYSHICYESDFLSGIGSVANSTNRFTHFPGVTSFDLSDSGSALEEAQENMPPKDQQHMTPPTKGNESKEVLRENQLTVPETPSPDLPADIHGGKKKDNGIPNDGGPRKRHARMAAYTNRNHQNNGIIGADDMGSKTGSSYSTICAISAQYFAKMREVLIERNIPSALNSGFLTPCREKLFLALGFELFAVNDDKFMDMFVAPGAVDAIQNERQSLLKRQKVLLSCLNEFKNISRSL from the exons ATGGCAGCCAACGCCCTCTCGTCGCCGGTGGTGGGGCGGACCCCTAACCCCAAGTCGATGCCTTCCCCATCCCCGTCCACCCGCCGGGCGGCCGCGGACGTGGCCACGGCAGCTgccgcggtggtggcggcggactCGAAGGTGCGGTTCGAGGCGTACAATCGGctgcaggcggcggcggtggcgttcGGCGAGAAGCTCCCCATCCCGGAGATCGTGACCATCGGTGGCCAGTCGGACGGGAAGAGCTCCCTCCTGGAGGCGCTCCTCGGCTTCCGCTTCAACGTCCGCGAGGTGGAGATGGGCACCCGCCGCCCCCTCGTTCTCCAGATGGTCCACGACCCCACCACCCTCGAGCCCAGATGCCGCTTCCAG GAGGAGGACTCGGAGGAGTATGGAAGCCCGATGGTGCTGGCCACGGCCATCGCCGACCTCATCAAGCAGCGCACCGACTCGCACCTCCGGAAGATCCAGGCCGCCGTGTCATCCAAGCCCATCGTCATGAGGGCCGAGTACGCCCACTGCCCCAACCTCACCATCATCGACACCCCGGGTTTTGTGCTCAAG GCTAAGAGAGGTGAGCCAGAGAGCACGCCGGAGGAGATCCGGTCGATGGTGAAGTCACTAGCGAGCCCACCCCACCGCCTTGTTCTGTTCCTCCAGCAGAGCAGCGTCGAGTGGTGCTCGTCGGTTTGGCTTGACACGCTTAAAGAGATTGATCCCACTTTCAGGCGCACCATGATAGTCATCTCCAAGTTCGACAACCGCCTCAAG GAATTCACAGACCGGTGGGAGGTTGATACCTACTTGAGTGCAAGTGGTTACCTTGGGGATAACATCCAcccattttttgtggctcttccaAAGGACCGTGGAACAATTTCCAATGAGGAATTCCGAAGGCAGATCTGTCAGGTTGATATTGATGTGCTGCGTCATTTGCGAGATAATGTGAAAGGGGGTTTCAACGAAGAGAAATATGGACCATACATTGGGTTCAGCTGCCTCAGGAAGTACCTGGAATCTGAACTTCAGAAGAGGTACAAAGAAGCAGCTCCAGCCACCCTGGCATTGTTAGAGCAGCGCTGCAGTGAAGTCTCAATGGACCTGTCGAGACTAGACTCCAAACTACAAGCAACTTCTGATGTCTCTCAGCTCCGGAGATCAGCAATGCTTCATGCTGCTTCTATCTGCACCCATTTG CGTGCATTACTCGATGGTGCAGCTGATCCAGCTCCAGAGATATGGGGGAAGACTACGGGTGAGGAGCAAATGCATAGTGGTATTGGCAGTTGGCCTGGCATTAACATGCCTGTAAAACCTGCCAACTCCACCCTTAAGCTGTATGGCGGTGCAGCTTTTGAGAGAGTAATGCATGAATTCCGTTGTGCAACATACTCAATGGAGTACCCACAAGTCTCAAGGGAGAAG GTTGCAAACATACTACTTGCCCATGCTGGAAGAGGTGGAAGCAGTGGGTTGACTGAGGCTGCATCTGAGATAGCTCGTGCAGCTGCACGATCATGGCTTGCTCCTCTTATTGATACTGCATGTGACCGGCTTGCATTTGTTCTACAAAGTTTGTTTGACCTTGCTATGGAGCGCAACCGCAATCATGACTCAAAAT ATCATCAAAATGTTGAAGATATGGATGGTTATGTTGGTTTTCTTGCTGCTCTCCGGTGCTCATATTATAAGTTTGTCAAAGAACTGTCCAAGCAATGCAAGCAGATAGTACGACATCACCTTGATTCAGTTACCAGCCCCTACTCCCACATTTGCTATGAGAGCGACTTTCTTAGTGGTATTGGATCGGTAGCAAACTCCACGAATAGGTTTACCCACTTCCCTGGAGTTACATCCTTTGATCTATCAGACAGTGGATCAGCACTAGAGGAAGCTCAGGAAAACATGCCTCCAAAAGATCAGCAGCATATGACACCACCTACTAAGGGAAATGAGTCAAAGGAGGTTCTCAGAGAAAATCAGCTAACAGTACCTGAGACACCTTCTCCTGATCTGCCAGCTGATATACATGGTGGTAAGAAGAAAGATAATGGGATCCCAAATGATGGTGGACCAAGGAAAAGACATGCAAGGATGGCAGCATATACAAAcagaaatcatcaaaacaatgGCATCATTGGTGCTGATGACATGGGCTCGAAAACAGGGTCATCATACTCCACCATATGCGCAATATCTGCTCAATATTTTGCCAAAATGCGAGAAGTCCTGATTGAAAGAAATATTCCCTCTGCATTGAACTCTGGATTCTTAACACCATG CCGTGAAAAGTTGTTTCTGGCACTCGGCTTTGAGCTATTTGCTGTGAACGATGACAAGTTCATGGACATGTTTGTCGCGCCTGGTGCAGTTGATGCTATCCAGAATGAGCGCCAGTCTCTTCTGAAACGTCAGAAGGTTTTGTTGTCATGTTTAAACGAGTTCAAGAACATTTCCCGGTCCCTTTAA